CTTGCTGTAACAGCCACCCCAAACGCACCACTGAAAAACTGTAGCAGCTGAAATAATCCCATGCCGGTGCCAATTTGACGCGCTTCGAGGACACGGGACATTTCGTTTGAAACACTACTGTTTAAAGCAGTAATGCCCAGGCTCATAAGCATGTAAATCAAGAGCACTGCTACAAATGATTCGGCTGCAAAGGAGGCGAATAACACCATTGCCACCAGCGGTATCCATGGCATATAGGAAAGAATCTGCTCGTTGCCCCGATTATCGATCCACTTTCCTATTCGATTAGAAATAATCATGGCAAGCAATGAACCTGGAAAAATAATAAGGCCTGCCGAACTGGCGCTAAGATTGTGCGAATGATGCAGTAGCTGTGGAAGTAAAAACAGGGTCGCAAAGTTACATAAATAAGCGGCAATGCCTACCGCACTCAACAAAAGAAAGCGTCGATGACGAAAAAGAGTCGGCTCCACAAAAGGCTCCTTTACTGTCCGAATGCGCCATACAAACAAAAGTAAAGACACCACACCAATCAAAAACGCGAGCCATACTTGCGTTGTCAAAAACAACAGGACGCATGTCGTTCCCACGCCTATGAAAAGCGCACCCATCACATCAAAACTCCCTTTTACAGGCGTTTCTGCTGGGATTTGTTTGTATACAAAAGGAACAAGAAGTAAAATAATAGCTGTGACTCCAAACAACGTATTCCAGCCTGCAAACTCTACGATGATCCCACCAACAACGGGGCCGAGCCCTAAACCAAGGGAAACCGCCGCCATCACTGCAGCCATCGCCTTTCCCCGCCTTCCTGTTGGAATAAAGCGGCTCACGAGAATCAAGCCTAACGCAGGAATGGCTCCTGCCCCCGCCGCTTGGACGATTCGGACACCCATTAGTACGAAAAACGAGTGGCTGAAGAGACCAACAATGGCAGCCAGACTGACAATCGACATGCTGATGGCAAGCAACCGGCGTATCGGAATAAAATCGGATAGGCGACTATATGTAATCGATGAAATGGCAAAAACGATTGAATACCCGGTAACGAGCCAGCTTGCAGTCGCTTCAGACACAGCAAATTCGGTTGCAATGGATGGCAAAGCAATATTGAACATCATCGTGTTCATCACGACAAACACTAGCGTAATGCTGATCAACAAGGTGACAAGACCTTCATTCATGACAGGCCGTTCAGTGTTTTTTGTAGAAGGCACTTTTGTGCACCTCAATATAGTTTTATAGTTATCGAACTATAGAAATATAGCATGCACTGTGTTACAATGCAACCAACTTTGCTGGACCACGCCTACTATTAAAAAGGGAGTGCTTATTCTGAAACCGCTTCATCACCCTGCCACTTCAACCCTCCAGTTACCAACTGTGCTCTATGCACTAAGCGATTCGATTCGCTTGTCCATTGTATCCAGTTTATCTGACAGGGAAGAATTAGCCTGTGGCAACCTCTCTGTGCCCGTCGGAAAGTCGACCGTCTCACATCACGTAAAAACGTTACGCGAGGCCGGCGTTGTGCACGTTCGAACAGAAGGAACACATCGCTTTATCTCCCTTCGAAGGGAAGACTTAGAGACTCGTTTTCCAGGACTTTTAGCTGCCGTACTGCGAGGCTATGAGCCAGAAAAAAGAGCGTAACAAAACCCACCGCAAGAGAATTTGCAATGGGTTGCAGAATGAATATAATCAATATACTACCCCTGATAGGAAAACGTCGGGCTGCCCTTTACATTTGTTTGCAGGAGAAACACTCCGCCAGCATGAGGATATTTCTCAAGCTGCTCGTCGCTTGTACCTACTCTTGCTGTCGTTATATACAAATCGGAGAGCTGATCGCCACCAAACGCGCATGATGTGACGTTTAATGCGGGAACATCAATGAAATCTAGCTGTTTCTTCTGATTCGGGTCCCAGCGGGAGATGCCACTCCCACCCCAATGAGCAATCCATAGCATACCTTCCTGATCAATCGTCATGCCATCAGGAGATCCTGCGCCTCTTGGCACTGTGATGATGACCTCTTCGTTCGAGATGTCACCAGTCGCTTGGTCGTAAGAGAATTCCACAACCTGCTGCGTTGGCGTGTCGATGTAGTACATTTTCGTCCCATCTGGAGACCATGCTAGGCCGTTGGAGGTACTCACCTGTGAACGCTTTTTCATCACCGTGCCGTCTGTGTCGAGACAATACAAAGCACCTGCCTCTTTTTGACCGTGCAAGTGCATCGTACCAGCCCAAAGGCGGCCAGCAGGGTCACATTTTCCATCATTAAATCGATTGTCAGGCAGATCTTGCTCTGGATCAATCACTGGCGTCACGCCCCCGGTTTCCCAGTCTAAAAGATGAATACCGTTTTGCATGGCGATGATCAAGCCACCCGATGCGACCGGCGCCAGTGTGCCTACCATGTGACTTACCTGAATCTGTTCATCCTTGCCGGTCTTTGGATCGTACTGGTGGACTTTCTTGCCAATGATATCAACCCAATACAGTTTGTTTTCGTTGGCAAACCAGCTTGGGCCTTCACCGAGCTGTGCCTTTGCATCCACTAAGAGCTCCATTTTTGTTTCCCTCCCTCAATCTATGTAAACGCCCTCATTATACCATGGTTTTAAGAGAAAGAGGGTGAACTGGAAGGGGTTTTCGTATACGATGGACATACTCATAGAAAGGAGCACTTCTCATGACAACATATATTGCGTTTCTTCGTGGCATCAATGTTGGCGGACATAAAAAAGTGCCCATGGCAGACCTCAGGAAAGGATTAGAGGGCATGGGACTCGAACATGTGAAAACGTATATTCAAAGCGGCAATGTGGTGTTTACGTCAAATGCAGACAAGGTGTCACTTCGTTCAGACATGGAAGCCCATTGCTTAAAGGTGTTCGGTTTTCATATTGATATTGCCTTAAAAACCCTTAAAGAGCTCCAGGATATAATCTCCAGCTGCCCTTACGATATCAACGATGTACCTGAAGGTGGGAATGTTTATTTCGTCTTGGCAACAGATGAGCTACCTGACACAATGGAAACGGAGCTTGCTACGCGTGCAGATGGAAAAGATGACTATACTTTAACAGGCCATACACTCTTCCTTTTTCTACGGCAAAGCATACGAACCACACCATTGGCAAAAGCAATCAAAACTGATGTGACGACAAGGAACTGGAACACAATGCATAAGCTGCTAGCGCTGGCCGAAGACATAACAGAGTGAGGAGTCATAGATTTTGCTACGATCCTCGGCTCATCTTTATGCACAGTGAGATCCTCGTCTATCACGGCATACATTTCGCCCTACTTACACGCCGACGCGTTGCTGTTGTTGCAATTCCTTGTTCTTTTCTTTAAAACGTTCATTGTGGGAGGACACATACGCTGCTTTTGTCGCCTCTGGATCAATAAACGTTTTGGCCGCATTTGCGGCAAGTCCAGCCTCAACAAAAGCCCCTGCGATCAAACGAAGCTTGCCCTCGTGCAAAGCTGTATCTCCTGCACAAAAAACGCCAGGAAGCTCGGTTTCCATAAATTTGTTGCAATAAATTTGATACTGCGTCATGTCGAGGCCCCACTCCCTAAGCAAGCCGTGATCCCCGTGAACTCCATGATTCACGATGACCTCATCTACAAAAAGCGTTTCCTCTTCTTCGGTGTCGACGTTGGAAATGGTCACAGAATTAATCATTGATCCGTCTGTGCTGTGCAATGTCGTCAATGCATAGGGTGTGAGCACTTCAGCCACTTCCTTCATGTGACGCACGTGACGTTCAAGCCCTCCAAACATATCACGACGGTGAACAATCGTGACGCTTTCAGCGATCGGCGCAATTTCGTTTGCCCAATCAACGGCTGAATCGCCTCCGCCAGAAATAAGCACGCGCTTCCCTTTGAATTGCTCCAGTGAAGTGACCGTATAATGTAAGTTGCTGACTTCGTACTTCTCCGCACCCTCAATCTCTAGCTTTCGCTGCACAAGGACACCTGAACCAGCAGCAATAATGACCGTTTTGCTCTCATGAACTTCTCCTGTTTCTGCGGTCAGACGAATATGTCCATTTTCCAATCGCTCCATATATTGAATGCGTTGCTTGAACACAAAAGTAGGGTCAAAAGTGTTGGCTTGCTGAATCAAATTTTCAACGAGCTGCTCCCCATTTAGTGGGGTCATCCCACCGATATCCCAAATCATTTTCTCTTGATACAGCAATACTTTCCCGCCTAAACGATCATTATGTTCAATAATCTTTGTTTTCATGTCACGCATCCCGCAATAAAACGCGGAGTACAAGCCTGCAGGTCCACCGCCAATTATGGTTACATCATAGAGCTCGGGTTGACTCATTGTGCATTCCCCTCCCTAAGATCATTTGTATTTTTAATTGATCATGATATTCATTCTCAATCAATTGTACCTAATTTCAGTAAAAGGAACAATCTTTTTTTTGATCCTTTAGAATCAGCGCGCAAAAAAGCACCACCTTTTAGGCAGCACTTTAAATACTACGTAATAAAAAATTCTTCCATTGATAAGGGAGTCTGAATCTATGTTCCCCCTAAAAAAGCTCTCCATAAAGCGATTACGAATAAACCAATCACTTTAGAGAGAGCTGTATTAAATGCAATTACTATTCGATCAAGCTACGTTTTTAAGTAGCAAAACCGACATTTCCGTCATGGTTTTCATTCATTTCACCAACAATTTCGGTGAGGATGTCCTCCATTGTCACTAATCCAACTAGATCCCCATGTTCATCCTTCACAACAGCCATATGGGTGCGCGTTTGCTTCATTTTTATGAAGACGTCACGGATAAACATTGACTCCTTAACTCGGGGGATATGATGCAGAAACTGCTCAATTCCACCATTTCGACCCGCTGCAATACTCGTTAACATTTCCTTTGTATTCACAAATCCAATCAATTTGTTGCTTTTCATGACTGGATAACGGGTGTAATCATATTGATTAAGCACTTGAAGGATTTCATCTAAATCCATTTCGGCCTTTAACATGATGACTTGTTCTTTAGGCACCATGATTTCACTTAACGTTCTTCCATCAAATGAAAAAAAGTTTTCTAAATAAGCAAGCTCTGTTTTATTGATTTCTCCGCCCTTATAACTATCAGAAACAATGAGCTTCAGTTCCTCTTCCGAATACACGGTTTCATGCCCTGCTGGTTTAACTCCGAACCAACCGAGGATACGTTGTGATGAACCATTTAATATACGTATAGCTGGTCCCATAATGACACCGAACCAATAAAGCGGTGGGGCTAATAATAACGTCATCTTCTCAGGAAATTGAATCGCTAATGTTTTTGGCGCCAGTTCTCCAATCACTACGTGGAGAAAGGTGACTATCGCAAGTGCGATTGCATAGGAAAGAGCTGTTGCCATCGCATCAGGAACACTGTAGTGTTCAAATACTGGTTGAAGCATTCTTTGCACAGTTGGTTCACCTAACGCCCCTAAGATTAGAGCTGTAATGGTGATTCCTAACTGACACGCCGATAAATAATAATCCAGTTCTTGCGCGACTTTTTTAGCTAAAACGGCCTTCTTGTTCCCTTCAGAAATGAGCTGGTCAATTCGTGACATACGGACTTTAAGAATAGCGAACTCTCCACCAACAAAAAGAGCGGTCATCAAAATAAATACAGCTACAAGAAATAAATTAACGAAAATAATTGGGTCCAATTATTCCCTCTCAACCTGAGAGGGATTCACCTCCATGGTTTGTAATTGCTTATTACGCTTGCTCTAGACGAGTTTTATCAGCGTGTTGATAAAACTTTACTTTTTTAATTTGAAGGTTATCTACTTCAAACACCGACCATATATGTTCTTCAAGTTGAACATCCGTCTTTTGTTTGGTGCCATCAATAACCTGGGTCTTGTATTGCAACCAGCCACCGATCGTATCAATATTCTCAGGGCCATCAAATTCCAGTCCAAATTGCTCTTCCAAATCATCTAGTAAGACACGACCATTAATGACATACTCACCGGTTCCTACCTTTTCAATATCCGCTTCTTCATCTTCATCAAACTCATCGCGAATTTCACCGACTAATTCTTCAATGACCTCTTCCATTGTGACGATACCTGATGTCCCACCGTATTCATCTATAACAACAGCCATATGGACTTTCTCCTGTTGCATTTTCTGCATCGCGTCTTGAATACGAGTTGCTTCTAAAATAAAGGGAAGGTCGCGCATATACGTTCCCATATCTACATCTTGACCGGCAACAATGGCTTGAAGCATTTTTTTTGCGTTGACCACACCAATGATTCTATCCTTGTCTCCACCTTCAATGACCGGGTATCTCGTATAGTTATGTTCATCGACTACCGCGACGAGCTCTTCCTTTGTCATATCTTGATGGACCGTTACTATCTCTGTTCGTGGAAGCATGATGTCTTTTGCTACATGTTCATCAAAAGAAAAAACATTTTCCATATATTGCAGATCTTCTCTGTCGATTTCTCCACCCTGATAGCTTTGGGTCATAATAATTTTTAATTCTTCCTCTGTATAGGATTGATCATGTCCCATTGGTTTGACACCAAACATTCTTAACAAAATTTGCGAAGCACCGTTTAACGTCAAGATAAAAGGAAACATAATTTTCCCAAACCAATACAAGGGACTGGCCAACAGAAGTGTCATCTTTTCTGAAAACTGGATGGCCAAGGTCTTCGGGGCCATTTCGCCAATGACCACGTGCAAATACGTCACGAGCATAAAAGCTAAAGCATACGAAATAACTGAAGATAACGATTCTGAAACATTGAAAAAGTCAAAAACAGGATACAAGATGCTGCTTACAGCCGGTTTACCAAGGGCTCCAAGACCTAAAGCTGTCACAGTAATACCTAGCTGACAGGCTGATAAATAGTAGTCTAGATTTTGAGTTACTTTTTTGGCCACAACTGCTTTTTTATTTCCCTCTGCGATTAATTGTTCAATCCTCGAACTACGAATCTTTACAACCGCAAACTCAGAAGCAACAAAGAAAGCCGTTAGTGCTAGTAAAATGACAAGCAGAACAAGATTAGCTATTGTAATTAAATCCAATTATTTCCCTCCAGTGAGGGATTCACCTCCACAAGTTTTGAATAATACACTTACTTTCAAGTCCATTTCTCTTTAGTAGGAGATAAGATTTTACAATAGCACATTCTGTCTTTAAGCCATCCTCTTACGTAGTAGCACATTCCTTATAGGAAAGATGAAGGGATGAACAGAAAGAATGGTATTGTTTCTTCTCATATGAACTTTTGGAACGGAGCTTACTTCTTCCAAGTAACGAGTGTGCAATAACGCCTTCCCAATGTTAGTCCCCCCAGTCTTTTTAACATTTTGTTATTGTATTACTGTCCAGAGATTCAAAGAAAGATCGCACCGAATATTAGGAGCCCTTCCCACTGGAACAGTATTAGAGAAAAGTATACAGAATTTAATAAGCAAAAAAAAGAGATTCGTTAACTCTGACACATAAAATTTACAAAACTTTAATACAACATTTCTTATTTCGTCAAGAATGGAGCTTCTGAGGAACTCATTTCGAATAAATACATCAAAGGGACCACTCGTTTTTTTTATATTGTCGGCTAAGGGGATTCACCCAAAGCCACTTAGTTGAGTGCTTTTCCAATAAAATAAATCACTATTTCCGTGTGTCTACTCGTTACAACAAGTTGGGCAAGTCTTTCCTAGCGTTTGTTTACGTCGCTGCTATTTTCAAATTAAACGTGATGAGTTTTCAGACACATCCTAGAAATAACGCGCACCAAAAAAGTGCTACCTTTTAGGCAGCACTTTATAACTCATTATTTTTTTCGTGGCAGACGAAACGCGTTGTCCATTGTATCAAATCCTAAGTGAGGGTAATATGTCATGGCGATAGGCGTAGAGTACAAATCGACTGCTGCCTCTTCACCGACTGCCTGCTTGACATGCTCCAGAAGTTGCCTGCCGACCCCTTTTCCCTGTGCTTCTTTCGAAACCGCAAGACAGGAAACAAAACAGCTGTAACTGAAATCTGTTAAACAACGTGCAACGCCAATCAATTCCCCATTAATTCTTGCGGAAACGACCAAGTTGGCATTAGCCAGCATACGAGCAAGACGTTCCGGGTCATCCACAGGACGTTTCATTCCTGACGATGCATACACACGGCTCAGCTCTCCTGCCTCCACGTTGCCATTTATTTCATAGGTGACCTCCATCGCCGTTCATCCCCTTGTTTCAGTTGAATGTGATATAGTCTGCCATATTTTATGGGACGATTCAAGCTTTTTTAGTAATAAGGAGAGATCAGCACGTACACAAGGACACCCGTAAGACTTACATAAAGCCATAGAGGCATCGTCCAACGAGCAATTTTACGATGCTTTGGGTAGTCCATGTTCCATGCTCTGGTCACGGTAATGAGCACAAGCGGGACAATCGCCGCCGCAAGAACAATGTGCGAAATTAAAATAAAATAGTAAATATACGCTAGCCATTGTGGGCCACCAAACGAGGTGGATTCCGCTAGAAAATGATAGGTCACATACGTCATAAGAAAAAGCGATGTACTACCGAAGGCGGCATAAATAAAACCACGGTGGACGTTCACTTTCTTCTTTATGATAGCAATGAACGCAATCAGCAGAAAGACAAATGTGAAGCTGTTAAAAATGGCATTGAGCATCGGCAGTACATGCATATCAAAAGGCACGTCACCTTGATATCCAGGCATTCCTGAGAGCACAAGGACTAATACGTTAATGACGATCGAAACCGTAATGATAAATGGCTTATAATTTCTTTTTCTAGGTGTGACCGTTTGATCCTGCATTGGTTGATAGAGCCCCTTTCCAATCGTAACTTTCTCCTCCATCTTAGCATACAGAGTTCTTTCCCAAAGCCCTGAACTATGAATGGAATGTGTCTTTTTAGCATGGGCAGATTGACTGAATAGCAAACCTGTAAAGGTGTGGTCACGACAAAAAGCCACTAAATGGAGGGGAATGGTTATTTTCCCTCTCATTCATGGCTTCATAAACGCTCGCTTTGTTCAATACGCATTACGCATGTTTAATTCAAGTTGGTTTTTGCACACTTACCATGCATACGCTTCTGGTGCTCTTCCACCTGGACCTGGGAAAATGTCGTCCAACTTGACCAGTACTTCATCACTTAATTCAATTTCAGTCACACGCAGCGTGTTTTCTAGCTGCTCGATGCTTCTTGGACCGATGATAGGCCCAGTCATTCCAGGGCGTGTTAATGTCCAAGCCAGGGCAACATCTGCTTCTTTTTCCCCAATCTCCTTACACAGGGCCGAAAATGCCTCCAGTTTACTGCGATGCTTTTCTATACCCTCTTGATTTCTGGCAGTACGCTTCCCTGGAGATGAGGTAAGGGCACTCCCTCCGAGAAGACCACCATCCAATGGACTCCATGCGATGACACCAATGCCAAGGTCTTCTGCTGCGGGGAGCACCTCCAGCTCAGGAAGGCGGTTTAACAGGCTAAACTTGTGCTGCTCACTTACCAAACCAAGAAAATGGCGCGCCTGTGCGGCAGCCTGTGCTTTAACAAGATGCCAGCCTGCAAAGTTGCTAGAGCCTATATAGTCGATTTTGCCCGCATTGACTTCACGTTCAAAAGTGCCCCAAAGCTCGTCCCATGAGACGTTACGTGCGATGTGGTGCATTTGGTATAGATCAATATGATCCGTTTGTAAACGCTTTAATGAAGCTTCTAAATGACGGCGTATTTTATACGTTGATAAGCCACGCTCATTGTTCGGTCCTTCATTCTCTTCGTTCATTTTGCCAAACACCTTTGTCGCTAAAATGACCTTCTCGCGGCGACCTCCACCTTGAGCAAACCAACGCCCAATGATTTCCTCCGTCCTGCCAGGGTTTTCCCGACCATACACGTTGGCCGTGTCAAAAAAATTGATCCCTGCATCCACAGCCGCATCCATGATGGCAAACGATTCTTTTTCATCTGTTTCTACACCAAAATTCATCGTGCCAAGACATAAGCGACTAACCTTCATTCCCGTTCTTCCAAGAGTAGCGTATTTCATGTACCTTCCTCCATTCTATGTAGTATCGTCCTATTTTCAATATAGACATTCGCTTCGAAATGTTCAAAATATATGCTTTGAAAAAAACCATCCCCTTAGCAAGGGAAACATAGTTTTTAGAAGTCTAAGCTAGGGCTCCGACTTCACCCACTATAAAGAACAGCGTATCTACCAATTGGGTGAACAAAAACAATCAAAAGCAAAAGCGCAAAATAGTACGTTTTATTGTTAAGTTACTCTCACTTCCTATTCTTGTTCATCCAATCCACAGAAAAATCAACAATATTTTTTTGAGGCATCAAAAAACTTTCAGCTTCCCCTATCGATCCTTTCTTGACCAAACCGGTAGCAGAATTGAATTCATTAAAAATCTGGCCAAAGTCATCAGATTCATTATTAATATCATTATACGTACTCCATTGCTCTCTTCCCTCTATCAAAAGTTTCACACCCCAGACTTTCGGTTGAATGTACGTGTTCTTCTGACTGTACTCTGCCAGATGCAATGACGTATTCGAATTCGTAGGAGCTCCAATAAATAAAATATAGCCCTCTAAATCATAAATTTTCCCTAACGGAGAATCTTTATTTAATGCATAATTCAAATCATGATTTCCGATTATCCTTTTGGCATCTTTTCCCCAGGCAGAAAATGAGACATGCGGATGTGAACTCCTTAGTACTCCATTCTGTTTACGGAATAGTTCAGGAATAATACCCATATATGACGTTGGTGTCAGGTCAGGGTAATATATCGGCAAATTATCTTTAATGATTCTTATTTCGTCCTCACTCAAATTATCGTTATTCTCCGTTGGCTCACACAAATGTTCAGTTTGAGTGGGCATAACAAGATTTCCTTCCACTCCTACTGCCTCTTCTAAAGCTAAAATTACACTAACAGGTCCTCCTACTACATCTCCTAAGGACTTTAATGAAGAATGAACAATTAAAGTCATCCCCTTTTTGACGCCTAACTGTTCCAAATCACTTATCATTGATTTTTTAGTTTGTAATGTCATCTTCCACACCTTCAAATGTAAGAATTTATATTCCTCATCTATTCCATCCCAAACAAAAACCCCTTCTCTATCATTTTATAGAAAAGAATACTCAATAACACTACATCTCTTTTTTTTACTCTAATCCGATTGGAATATCATGCAGTTTGAAATACTAATCCATTCAAGCGCATAAGGGGAACATGAACCCATCTAGCGTGTGGTATTCATTCTGCAATTTACTTAAGAATTTGATCAAGCATTATTTTTCGATTTTTATTCGAATTATATTGAATAAATTATTCTATTATTATAGAATTATTAACAACACAAAACACTGAGGAGGTCTTTTTTTATGAAGTATCTTTATTCCCCACAACCAACCGAGTCCATTACCTTAGAAGTAGAATGGTCACCGGTTTGGGAAATGATTCTTGGTATTGCAGGATACACTTATGAAAACCTAAGACACACGTTTGATATGGATAAAGCATGGGAGTCCTACCTAGTCTCAATGTCACCGATACTCGTAGAGCGTTTGAAGGAAATACAAGAAACGAATTTATGGTTCGGGCTTATAATGCTTCAGAATGAGCATCCAGCATCGTCTGTTCAAGAGTTTTCGAATCTACTTTATGAAATTGAGGTGGATGATTTTTACGAGATGCTTCTCCCATACAAAGATCGAGAGACTGAGGCAAAAAGAAAACAAACGTCGAAACATCATGATAAAAAAGAAATGTTTGAGACGTATGCCTCGTGTTTTGAAACACATGAATATTTAGGCGGATATGTACGTAGCCTTGGTCATTATTCATATCGAGACATTTGCGTTTTATTCACAACGACGCTTCAAGAGTGGGAAAATTGGATAAGCCAACATCCGGACTGGAAACAATGGCTCCAGGCCCTTACATATGAAAGCAAGCGACATCGGTCAGTGGATCTCACTAAACCGATTGAAGCCATCGAAAGAATTACAGGTGGCGTTCAATATTACCCCGAGCCTTCTATTTGGACTGTAAAATTAATCCCACATGCCTCCTATCGACCTTGGGTATTAGAAAACCGCACAGCGAATACAAAGCTTTTCTTTTACCCCTTGAACGAAGACTATTTAATAGAACCAGGAGTGCCTCCTACAGCTTTAGTTCGGAGTCATAAGGCATTAGGAGATGAACTCCGATTGAGGTTGCTTTACCAGCTTGTCAAAGGTCCTTTATCGCTTCAAGAGTTGAGCGTACAGTTCAGTATATCTAAAACCACACTCCACCATCAGCTTTCAATCTTAAAAGCAGCAAAGTTTGTTCGCGCTGAAAAAGGG
This portion of the Aureibacillus halotolerans genome encodes:
- a CDS encoding MFS transporter, with the translated sequence MPSTKNTERPVMNEGLVTLLISITLVFVVMNTMMFNIALPSIATEFAVSEATASWLVTGYSIVFAISSITYSRLSDFIPIRRLLAISMSIVSLAAIVGLFSHSFFVLMGVRIVQAAGAGAIPALGLILVSRFIPTGRRGKAMAAVMAAVSLGLGLGPVVGGIIVEFAGWNTLFGVTAIILLLVPFVYKQIPAETPVKGSFDVMGALFIGVGTTCVLLFLTTQVWLAFLIGVVSLLLFVWRIRTVKEPFVEPTLFRHRRFLLLSAVGIAAYLCNFATLFLLPQLLHHSHNLSASSAGLIIFPGSLLAMIISNRIGKWIDNRGNEQILSYMPWIPLVAMVLFASFAAESFVAVLLIYMLMSLGITALNSSVSNEMSRVLEARQIGTGMGLFQLLQFFSGAFGVAVTASALTWQKELTLSVAYSNIFWGMAVVALLSIVLAMGYRRATAIHVKQSRHGA
- a CDS encoding ArsR/SmtB family transcription factor, with product MLILKPLHHPATSTLQLPTVLYALSDSIRLSIVSSLSDREELACGNLSVPVGKSTVSHHVKTLREAGVVHVRTEGTHRFISLRREDLETRFPGLLAAVLRGYEPEKRA
- a CDS encoding SMP-30/gluconolactonase/LRE family protein, with protein sequence MELLVDAKAQLGEGPSWFANENKLYWVDIIGKKVHQYDPKTGKDEQIQVSHMVGTLAPVASGGLIIAMQNGIHLLDWETGGVTPVIDPEQDLPDNRFNDGKCDPAGRLWAGTMHLHGQKEAGALYCLDTDGTVMKKRSQVSTSNGLAWSPDGTKMYYIDTPTQQVVEFSYDQATGDISNEEVIITVPRGAGSPDGMTIDQEGMLWIAHWGGSGISRWDPNQKKQLDFIDVPALNVTSCAFGGDQLSDLYITTARVGTSDEQLEKYPHAGGVFLLQTNVKGSPTFSYQG
- a CDS encoding DUF1697 domain-containing protein, giving the protein MTTYIAFLRGINVGGHKKVPMADLRKGLEGMGLEHVKTYIQSGNVVFTSNADKVSLRSDMEAHCLKVFGFHIDIALKTLKELQDIISSCPYDINDVPEGGNVYFVLATDELPDTMETELATRADGKDDYTLTGHTLFLFLRQSIRTTPLAKAIKTDVTTRNWNTMHKLLALAEDITE
- a CDS encoding NAD(P)/FAD-dependent oxidoreductase; translated protein: MSQPELYDVTIIGGGPAGLYSAFYCGMRDMKTKIIEHNDRLGGKVLLYQEKMIWDIGGMTPLNGEQLVENLIQQANTFDPTFVFKQRIQYMERLENGHIRLTAETGEVHESKTVIIAAGSGVLVQRKLEIEGAEKYEVSNLHYTVTSLEQFKGKRVLISGGGDSAVDWANEIAPIAESVTIVHRRDMFGGLERHVRHMKEVAEVLTPYALTTLHSTDGSMINSVTISNVDTEEEETLFVDEVIVNHGVHGDHGLLREWGLDMTQYQIYCNKFMETELPGVFCAGDTALHEGKLRLIAGAFVEAGLAANAAKTFIDPEATKAAYVSSHNERFKEKNKELQQQQRVGV
- a CDS encoding hemolysin family protein; this translates as MDPIIFVNLFLVAVFILMTALFVGGEFAILKVRMSRIDQLISEGNKKAVLAKKVAQELDYYLSACQLGITITALILGALGEPTVQRMLQPVFEHYSVPDAMATALSYAIALAIVTFLHVVIGELAPKTLAIQFPEKMTLLLAPPLYWFGVIMGPAIRILNGSSQRILGWFGVKPAGHETVYSEEELKLIVSDSYKGGEINKTELAYLENFFSFDGRTLSEIMVPKEQVIMLKAEMDLDEILQVLNQYDYTRYPVMKSNKLIGFVNTKEMLTSIAAGRNGGIEQFLHHIPRVKESMFIRDVFIKMKQTRTHMAVVKDEHGDLVGLVTMEDILTEIVGEMNENHDGNVGFAT
- a CDS encoding hemolysin family protein is translated as MDLITIANLVLLVILLALTAFFVASEFAVVKIRSSRIEQLIAEGNKKAVVAKKVTQNLDYYLSACQLGITVTALGLGALGKPAVSSILYPVFDFFNVSESLSSVISYALAFMLVTYLHVVIGEMAPKTLAIQFSEKMTLLLASPLYWFGKIMFPFILTLNGASQILLRMFGVKPMGHDQSYTEEELKIIMTQSYQGGEIDREDLQYMENVFSFDEHVAKDIMLPRTEIVTVHQDMTKEELVAVVDEHNYTRYPVIEGGDKDRIIGVVNAKKMLQAIVAGQDVDMGTYMRDLPFILEATRIQDAMQKMQQEKVHMAVVIDEYGGTSGIVTMEEVIEELVGEIRDEFDEDEEADIEKVGTGEYVINGRVLLDDLEEQFGLEFDGPENIDTIGGWLQYKTQVIDGTKQKTDVQLEEHIWSVFEVDNLQIKKVKFYQHADKTRLEQA
- a CDS encoding GNAT family N-acetyltransferase, translating into MEVTYEINGNVEAGELSRVYASSGMKRPVDDPERLARMLANANLVVSARINGELIGVARCLTDFSYSCFVSCLAVSKEAQGKGVGRQLLEHVKQAVGEEAAVDLYSTPIAMTYYPHLGFDTMDNAFRLPRKK
- a CDS encoding DUF420 domain-containing protein, with protein sequence MQDQTVTPRKRNYKPFIITVSIVINVLVLVLSGMPGYQGDVPFDMHVLPMLNAIFNSFTFVFLLIAFIAIIKKKVNVHRGFIYAAFGSTSLFLMTYVTYHFLAESTSFGGPQWLAYIYYFILISHIVLAAAIVPLVLITVTRAWNMDYPKHRKIARWTMPLWLYVSLTGVLVYVLISPYY
- a CDS encoding aldo/keto reductase gives rise to the protein MKYATLGRTGMKVSRLCLGTMNFGVETDEKESFAIMDAAVDAGINFFDTANVYGRENPGRTEEIIGRWFAQGGGRREKVILATKVFGKMNEENEGPNNERGLSTYKIRRHLEASLKRLQTDHIDLYQMHHIARNVSWDELWGTFEREVNAGKIDYIGSSNFAGWHLVKAQAAAQARHFLGLVSEQHKFSLLNRLPELEVLPAAEDLGIGVIAWSPLDGGLLGGSALTSSPGKRTARNQEGIEKHRSKLEAFSALCKEIGEKEADVALAWTLTRPGMTGPIIGPRSIEQLENTLRVTEIELSDEVLVKLDDIFPGPGGRAPEAYAW